The DNA segment CGTACATGATGTTAATCAGTCAAGATAATAGATTGTTAGATTGATTAAAGTACTGATTGATAATATTTCTTCCCGAGACGTTTTGAAGAAGAGCATTTAGTTTTTTATACGTCGTCATAAAGCTTAGTCATGTTTCTAGGATGCAGAAAAACCTTCCTTGTTTGAAGCTCAAGACTGTAATCTGCCTGAAAATATTGTTTTGTTTATATTGTTTTGGGATTAAAAACATTGCAAGAGACTCACCGGGTTAAAAAAAGATGAATGAAAAAGATCAAATGAATGTGGTGGGTCATGGAAATTAGAACGGTTTTAGTTGAGTCTCTTGCAATTTTTGGGGACGGTTTCCCACACAGGTGAAGCTTAGTTCTGGACCAAAAAAAAGCCAGATCAATGGAGTCACTATAAAAAATGTTAAAAAGCTTTTTATTCCAGGATTAGTCTTAATGTGTGTCCCTGAAACCGCCCCTGAGGAAGCCCAGTAGACCTTGGATTTACTATCCCATACCATGTCATCAATTGTTCTAACATGAGGTGCAGCAACACTGAACACTGTTATCACTTTAACCCTGTATacatggaaaaacattgcctgaaTATGAAGACAAAAAAAATTATATGATGGAATATAATCAGATATCTGtaataaatcatggatttatcTTTTGAATCAACTGTTCGGAATGTTCTTTTTGTTTGAGTGTATTGAAGTAGATTCTTATTCACGCCTCGTTTTGTGTTCCAGGAAGTAGATTCTTATTCATTCCTCGTTTTGTGTTCCAGGAAGTAGATTCAGATTCACGCCTCGTTTTGTGTTCCAGGAAGTAGATTCATATTCACACCTCGTTTTGTGTTCCAGGAAGTAGATTCATATTCACTCCTCGTTTTGTATTCCAGGAAGTAGATTCATATTCACGCCTCGTTTTGTGTTCCAGGAAGTAGATTCATATTCACGCCTCGTTTTGTGTTCCAGGAAGTAGATTCTTATTCACACCTCGTTTTGTGTTCCAGGAAGTAGATTCTTATTCACGCCTCGTTTTGTGTTCCAGGAAGTAGATTCATATTCACGCCTCGTTTTGTGTTCCAGGAAGTAGATTCAGATTCACGCCTCGTTTTGTGTTCCAGGAAGTAGATTCATATTCACGCCTCGTTTTGTGTTCCAGGAAGTACATTCTTATTCACGCCTCGTTTTGTGTTCCGGGAAGTAGATTCATATTCACGCCTCATTTTGTGTTCCAGGAAGTAGATTCATATTCACTCCTCGTTTTGTGTTCCAGGAAGTAGATTCTTATTCACGCCTCATTTTGTGTTCCAGGAAGTAGATTCATATTCACGCCTCGTTTTGTGTTCCAGGAAGTAGATTCAGATTCACGCCTCGTTTTGTGTTCCAGGAAGTACATTCTTATTCACGCCTCGTTTTGTGTTCCAGGAAGTAGATTCATATTCACGCCTCATTTTGTGTTCCAGGAAGTAGATTCATATTCACTCCTCGTTTTGTGTTCCAGGAAGTAGATTCATATTCACGCCTCATTTTGTGTTCCAGGAAGTAGATTCATATTCACTCCTCGTTTTGTGTTCCAGGAAGTAGATTCTTATTCACGCCTCATTTTGTGTTCCAGGAAGTACATTCTTATTCACGCCTCATTTTGTGTTCCAGGAAGTAGATTCTTATTCACGCCTCATTTTGTGTTCCAGGAGTACAAAGGAAAAACATCTGCACTCTTGATtgcttcttttgaccagagccctatagaaccctattccctatatagtgcactactttagaccagggccctatagaaccctattccctatatagtgcactactttagaccagtgccctatagaaccctattccatatatagtgcactacttttgaccagagccctatagaaccctattccctatatagtgcactactttagaccagagccctatagaaccctattctctatatcaagtgcactactttagaccagagccctatagaaccatattccctatatagtgcactactttagaccagagccctatagaaccctattcccgacatagtgcactactttagaccagaaccctattccctatatagtgcactactttagaccagagccctatagaaccctattccctacatagtgcactactttagaccagaaccctattccctatatagtgcactactttagaccagagccctatagaaccctattccctacatagtgcactactttgaccagagccctatagaaccctattccctacatagtgcactactttagaccagagccctatagaaccctattccctatatagtgcactactttagaccagagccctatagaaccctattccctattatagtgcactactttagaccagagccccaatgaaagggtgccatttggaacacacaaATGTGTGTttagagtgaaggagagagttGGTGTCAGTGAGTGGGTGTTACTGCTTTTATCATGTAGTCACCAATCTAAGCATTTTATTACCTTTCAGAGACTAAACATTCTCATGCTTTTAACATACACATAAGAATTACAGTaagtgttatattacagtaattAGTAATTCTAGTTCTATGGCTTTTAAAAAGGCTTTGTGTCTTCGGTAAAGCCAGCGTTGTCATGTCCTTTCTCTCGCAGGTTATAACCGTTTTCAGCCGGTTGTACTTTTCTCCTCATCCCCTTTCTGCCGATATCTTCCTTGACAAAGGGACCTCCATCTTTAACCGTGTCTGTGTCTGGGCACTCCGTGTCCTAGTAGACAAGAGAAAGAGGTATTGAGATGTCACACTAGACCCAAGCTGAACACATGCATTTTATTGGTTAAGACTTAGCATTGAGTTTCTCACATACCGGTGTAGTACTACCGTAATTACAGCTATATGCTACGctatcccgctatgccctccgaccaaccatcaaacaggcaaagcgtcaatacaggactaagatttaatcctactacactggctctgacgctcttcggatgtgacagggcttgcaaactattacggactacaaagggaaacctaccagacgagctaaattacttatttttatttatcaattcactttttttctccccaattttgatcttgtgtcatcgctgcaactccccaacgggagacgaaggtcgagtcatgcgtcctctgaaaacatgacccgccaaaccgcgcttcttaacaccgcGCCCGCTTAACTCGAAAACcatccgcaccaatgtgttggagcccctccagccaaaccctcctctaactcGGACGATgctggggcaattgtgcgccaccctatgggttTCCCgatcactgccggttgtgatacagcctgggacagaacccgggtctgtagtgactgcgatgcagtgccttagaccgctgcgccactcgggaggtgcGAGCTTAATGACTTCTTTTgaggcaagaaacactgaagcatgcatgataACACCAGCTGTCCCGGACGGCTGTGTGaacacgctctccatagccgatgtgaataagacctttaataaacaggtcaacattcacaaggccacagggccagacggattaccaggacgtgtactcagagcatgcgctgaccaactgtcttcactgacattttcaaccttttcctgaccgagtctgtaatacctacatgtttcaaacagaccaccatagtccctgtgccgaagaaagccatggttacctgcataaattactaccgacccgtagcactcacgtctgtagccatgaagtgttttgaaaggctggtcatggctcacatcaacaccctcatcccagaaacccaagacccactacaatttgcatactgccacaacagatccacagataatgcaatctctattgcactctgtaaggtcactgtaaggtctactacacctgttgtattcagtatttcacggtaaggtctactacacctgttgtattcagcatttccctgtaaggtctactacacctgttgtattcagtatttcacggtaaggtctactacacctgttgtattcagcatttcactgtgaggtctactacacctgttgtattcagcatttccctgtgaggtctactacacctgttgtattcgggctcatgtgacaaataaaatttgatttgatttatatttcCACTTTTATCTAGGATCAGATGCTACATGTCCTAACGTTGTTGGGCTGACAAGGTCCTTGTATGGCCATGCTGGTTATGCTATATTGTATTCTGATATGTAAGCATGGTAATAAAAGTTAGTATGTCTTGTCTCTTTCACCTGTTTTAACTCGTGGTTGACGCCACACCAACACATCTTCTTGTACTTCTTTGACCAAAAGCAGAAGAGGTTACACACCGGTCGTAGGAGCCACGGTTTCACATCTTGACTCCTGGTGTGTCCTGTCAAGAGGTCGAAGATAGACACCACTTTCAAGTTCAGAGAATGACACATCCCAGCTCATGAAATTTTGGTTCCCAGAATGTTGTGGGAACATTTAGAATTCAAGTAACGAAATGAGAACCTTTTAAGAGATGTTACAGGAACACTCTTTGCTAGCTGGGATGGCTGGTAGGTATGTGGTATACTGGTAGGTATGTGGTATACTGACAACACGTTAGACCCACTGCAGTAAATACATGGCACACCATATAATATGTCTGCCAAATAGACTTTCCCTCCCTGGCCATTCAGTCATGAATGAGATCATTAATCTGTCTTTCTCAGTGCATTTGAACATATAATCAATGGGTTTTTCTAAATGGCCTTTGTGTGAGTGTAAAGTACCACACACATTAGGGACATAGTCTATAGCAGATGTAGTTAAATCCACACAGACAGACCAGTGTGTGTTGAACCTTTGCAGACAGGCAGGTAATGTGATGACAGAGAGTTCGGGAACCACAGCAACATAACCCAAGGTTTAGACCCCcttttccccccatgtctttcAGACAGTAGCCATTGATTCCTGTTCTGTATGACTGCTTCCTGCTGATTAATGTCTCTTGCAAGATGTCTTTGCAGCAGGACCACAGGAACGTGTAATAGTAGAGGGGCTCTACAGCTCTGGAATGTGCTGATGTCTATTCTTAACAACATATCCTTATATTCCAATGACATCATTTCAGGAGACAAACACAGCAGCAAAATAACATTTTGAAAGCTGCTCGTCCAATCAGCATCtacccgttttttttttttttttaatgttctaTTTGATTCTGTGATCTAATATTGGTGCTGAGGAATCCCCATTCTATGGTTCTAATTGTATGTCTAcgctgcagacacacagtacCTGTGATGTGTCTCCAcgctgcagacacacagtacCTGTGATGTGTCTCTAcgctgcagacacacagtacCTGTGATGTGTCTCTAcgctgcagacacacagtacCTGTGATGTGTCTCCAcgctgcagacacacagtacCTGTGATGTGTCTCCAcgctgcagacacacagtacCTGTGATGTGTCTCCAcgctgcagacacacagtacCTGTGATGTGTCTCTAcgctgcagacacacagtacCTGTGATGTGTCTCTAcgctgcagacacacagtacCTGTGATGTGTCTCTAcgctgcagacacacagtacCTGTGATGTGTCTCCAcgctgcagacacacagtacCTGTGATGTGTCTCCAcgctgcagacacacagtacCTGTGATGTGTCTCCAcgctgcagacacacagtacCTGTGATGTGTCTCTAcgctgcagacacacagtacCTGTGATGTGTCTCCAcgctgcagacacacagtacCTGTGATGTGTCTCCAcgctgcagacacacagtacCTGTGATGTGTCTCCAcgctgcagacacacagtacCTGTGATGTGTCTCTAcgctgcagacacacagtacCTGTGATGTGTCTCTAcgctgcagacacacagtacCTGTGATGTGTCTCCAcgctgcagacacacagtacCTGTGATGTGTCTCCAcgctgcagacacacagtacCTGTGATGTGTCTCCAcgctgcagacacacagtacCTGTGATGTGTCTCCAcgctgcagacacacagtacCTGTGATGTGTCTCCAcgctgcagacacacagtacCTGTGATGTGTCTCCAcgctgcagacacacagtacCTGTGATGTGTCTCTAcgctgcagacacacagtacCTGTGATGTGTCTCTAcgctgcagacacacagtacCTGTGATGTGTCTCTAcgctgcagacacacagtacCTGTGATGTGTCTCTAcgctgcagacacacagtacCTGTGATGTGTCTCTAcgctgcagacacacagtacCTGTGATGTGTCTCCAcgctgcagacacacagtacCTGTGATGAAGGAGATGAGCAGGCCAGCAGTAACGGTGGCTAAAAATCCAACAGCGCTATAGTACAGATAGGACATGGAGTACCAGTGATCAGCCAGGGGTGACctgtggaggacagaggagtcaCAATATTCTGTTGTCCACAAGATAGCAACCATTTTGCAACCTTATTTGTAGGCTAACTATCCCACAATTCCCAGTTTTTCCAGAAATCCTAGTTGGAGAATAACATCCTAGTTGGAGAATGGTGAATTTCCTGTTTATTCTATTCTCTCCGGGGAATTTTCAAACCGGGATTTTTGGAAAACCTAAAAAATGTGGGGAAATTattggaattttgcaaccctaactaCAAATCACTTGGATGTAAAGTATGGGGAATCCAATGTCATCTTAATTTGATTACTCTTTTGTTTGTGTGAGAATGTTCCTGTACAGCAGGAAATGTACatgtgtagtgtattcaaggtttttaAAAGaattctgaagtttgtaatttccacttttaaaatgtcaaacttgatttgccctaacgaaaaatgtatcaacccctaccaaaaaaaattatattaattataatcaaaataataattcaaatttgCTGTtggtgcaggattattttcccgctgtagcaaactgtctcaaagaTCCTACATAAGTATtaaagagaggtgtgtgtgtatactgtactgtacataatacaatacatttagTGTATCACAGCTGTGTAAATGTGGGTTGTGTTCAGCGGGGAGAAATAATTTTGAAATATTTTGAAGAGGTTCAGGCacaacctgaacttgtccaatcaCAACACAGATTTAATCTTCCATTAAATCGTTTTGCTACATTTTTCTCCCGAACTGAACATGGCTCTGGTGACAGAGACTATACAGTACTACACCTTGATGGTAGAGTGGTAGGGTCCAGGTAAGAAGATGGAACAGTGGTGGTAGGGTCAGATGAGTTCGGTTGAAGACATCCCTCTATACTGAGAGACAGAGGTCTAGTGTTGATGTCTAGAGCAGGGTAGACGAAGGCTCCGACACCTGCCCAGAACGACAGGGCGACGCCCACTGTCAGACCGCCGGCTGCTCCCTGAAGGCAGACGTCAACAAGTTACAGTAACACTTTACAGCCTTCAGGTTTAACGTTTTTACaacttgttataagcatgtatgaGCCTTTTATAATGTCACATAGTAAGGCTTATGATAACTTATGTTAACATTTGCCCAGAACGACAAGGACTACGTCCACTATCAGACCACATTCTGCACCCTGAAGACGACCAGTACAGCACACGGACTGAATTGGGAAAGATAATCAGTTTACTTGATGACTGAATTTATTGAATGTATATGTATGTAGAATTGTTTGTGTTTTTATGTGAGTTTTGGTAAAACCATTCCAAGGATAAGTTCCTTGGATAAAGCCTAATTTCTTAATCATTCATTATTCCTAATAGTGAAATTGTTTCTTAGTTCAGGAACTAGACTTAATCTgtctggagacaccgtggagaCAACGAAGAGGTATTTTCTGACCATAGAGTTGGTCCAGGGAAAGATGATTCCCAGAGAGAAGAGTCCCAGCATGGGACCACCACACATACCATGGATACTCAGAGCTGCCTGGGAAACAAACACACATCAAGACGTATTAAATCACATAGGCATCAGACTAGTACCTGCATGTACTAGTCATTCAAACACTAATAGGGAGAAAGTGTTTACCTGTACAATCCCTCCCATGTAGGATGCAGCAACGGCCATAGTGGTGCAGGCTACTCCGAACACAATACCTGCAGAGGTGAAGATGGTAGAATGTGTATGTTGGCATTATTTTTGCACAAGCTGGGCTCCAATTTATGGCCTCTATTATAGTAATAACTGGTGAGTTATAATATTATGGTAATAACTGGCGAGTTATTCTATTATGGTAATAACTAGAGATTATTCTAATATGGTAATAACATAGTTATTATATTATAGTAATAACTGGTGGTTATTCTATTATGGTAATACCTGGGGAGGTATTCTATTATTGTAATAACTGGGGAGTTATTCTATTATGGTAATAACTGGGGAGTTATTCTATTATGGTAATAACTGGGGAGTTATTCTATTATGGTAATACCTGGGGAGTTATTCTATTATGGTAATAACTGGGGGTTATTCTATTATGGTAATACCTGGGGAGGTATTATATTATAGTAATAACTGGTGGTTATTCTATTATGGTAATACCTGGGGAGGTATTATATTATTGTAATAACTGGGGAGTTATTCTATTATGGTAATAACTGGGGAGTTATTCTATTATGGTAATACCTGGGGAGTTATTCTATTATGGTAATAACTGGGGGTTATTCTATTATAGTAATAACTGGGGGTTATTCTATTATGGTAATAACTGGGGGTTATTCTATTATGGTAATACCTGGGGAGGTATTATATTATGGTAATAACTGGGGAGTTATTCTATTATGGTAATAACTGGGGAGTTATTCTATTATGGTAATACCTGGGGAGTTATTCTATTATAGTAATAACTGGGGGTTATTCTATTATGGTAATAACTGGGGGTTATTCTATTATGGTAATAACTGGGGAGTTATTCTATTACAGTAATAACATAGTTATTATAGTAATAACTGGTGGTTATTCTATTATGGTAATAACTGGGGGTTATTCTATTATAGTAATAACTGGGAGTTATTCTAATATGGTAATACCTGGGGAGTTATTCTATTATAGTAATAACTGGGGGTTATTATAATATGGTAATACCTGGGGAGGTATTATATTATAGTAATAACTGGTGGTTATTCTATTATGGTAATACCTGGGGAGGTATTATATTATTGTAATAACCGGGGAGTTATTCTATTATGGTAATAACTGGGGAGTTATTCTATTATGGTAATAACTGGGGAGTTATTCTATTATGGTAATACCTGGGGAGTTATTCTATTATGGTAATAACTGGGGGTTATTATATTATGGTAAAAACTGGGGAGTTATTCTATTATGGTAATAATTGGGGGTTATTCTATTATGGTAATACCTGGGGAGTTATTCTATTATGGTAATAACTGGGGGTTATTCTATTATGGTAATACCTGGGGAGTTATTCTATTATGGTAATAACTGGGGGCTATTCTATTATGGTAATAACTGGGGGTTATTCTATTATGGTAATATCTGGGGAGGTATTCTATTATAGTAATAACTGGGGGTTATTCTATTATAGTAATACCTTGGGAGGTATTATATTATGGTAATAACTGGGGAGTTATTCTATTATGGTAATAACTGGGGAGTTATTCTATTATGGTAATACCTGGGGAGTTATTCTATTATAGTAATAACTGGGGGTTATTCTATTATGGTAATAACTGGGGGTTATTCTATTATGGTAATACCTGGGGAGTTATTCTATTATAGTAATAACTGGGGGTTATTCTATTATGGTAATAACTGGGGGTTATTCTATTATAGTAATAACTGGGAGTTATTCTATTATGGTAATAACTGGGGGTTATTCTATTATGGTAATATCTGGGGAGGTATTCTATTATAGTAATAACTGGGGGTTATTCTATTATAGTAATAACTGGGAGTTATTCTAATATGGTAATACCTGGGGAGTTATTCTATTATAGTAATAACTGGGGGTTATTCTATTATAGTAATAACTGGGGGTTATTCTATTATAGTAATAACTGGGGGTTATTCTATTATGGTAATAACTGGGGGTTATTCTATTATGGTAATAACTGGTGGTTATTCTATTATAGTAATAACTGGGGGTTATTCTATTATGGTAATAACTGGGGAGTTATTCTATTATAGTAATAACATAGTTATTATATTATAGTAATAACTGGTGGTTATTCTATTATGGTAATAACTGGGAGTTATTCTATTATGGTAATAACTGGGGAGTTATTCTATTATAGTAATAACTGGGGGTTATTCTATTATGGTAATAACTGGGGAGTTATTCTATTATAGTAATAACATAGTTATTATATTATAGTAATAACTGGTGGTTATTCTATTATGGTAATAACTGGGAGTTATTCTATTATGGTAATAACTGGGGAGTTATTCTATTATAGTAATAACTGGGGGTTATTCTATTATGGTAATAACTGGGGGTTATTCTATTATGGTAATAACTGGTGGTTATTCTATTATAGTAATAACTGGGGGTTATTCTATTATGGTAATAACTGGGGAGTTATTCTATTATAGTAATAACATAGTTATTATATTATAGTAATAACTGGTGGTTATTCTATTATGGTAATAACTGGGAGTTATTCTATTATGGTAATAACTGGGGAGTTATTCTATTATAGTAATAACTGGGGGTTATTCTATTATGGTAATAACTGGGGAGTTATTCTATTATAGTAATAACATAGTTATTATATTATAGTAATAACTGGTGGTTATTCTATTATGGTAATAACTGGGAGTTATTCTATTATGGTAATAACTGGGGAGTTATTCTATTATAGTAATAACTGGGGGTTATTCTTACACAGTCCTTTACTGATCCAGCCGCTGGCTTTGTTGGAGAGGTTAGTACAACACTGCTTAACAAAGTCTTCATAGGTCACCGTGGCTAGGGCATTGATGCTGGCTGCCACAGTACTGAGAGAGGCATAGACTGGGAATTAGTTGAGATCTCCTAATAAATTCTGTAGTTTAGTTAGAGTGCAATGAAGGCAAGACAATGTCATTCTGGGCTGGGTTTTTCCCAAAGCCTTGGTTTGTAAAATGCATTGAAGATTGACCTTCCAAAACACTGATTTTACAATTACTCTCTTGTGGCTGCGTTGTGGAGCAAAAGAGCATCCTACTTTAGCTACGAAGGCTTTGGAAAAAAGCATCCCTAAACAATTTAAAATGATCCACACAGTGATTCCTCTAACCTGAGTGTTCCACTGAACGCACAGGCAACAAACAGCCCTGGAAGCCCAGGATAATCCCCCAGAATCTCCATGACAAAATACGGCATGAGCtgtagagagacacagagtgaaAAGGTCATGGCATGAGCTGCACAGACACAGCGTGAAAAGGTTATGGCATGAGCTGCACAGACACAGCGTGA comes from the Salvelinus namaycush isolate Seneca chromosome 21, SaNama_1.0, whole genome shotgun sequence genome and includes:
- the LOC120065988 gene encoding sodium-coupled monocarboxylate transporter 2-like, whose product is MAPYLEMRFCKGVRMAATVIYILQTILYTGVVVYAPALALNQVTGFNLWGSIFATGVVCTFYCTLGGLKAVVWTDAFQMVVMVVGFMTVLVQGTRKTGGAASVWEVAKNGNRLDIFDFDPDPLRRHTFWTISIGGTFTWLGIYGVNQSTIQRCISCKTETHAKLALYFNLLGLLVILVCAVFSGLIMYAFYANCDPWTAQSVTAPDQLMPYFVMEILGDYPGLPGLFVACAFSGTLSTVAASINALATVTYEDFVKQCCTNLSNKASGWISKGLCIVFGVACTTMAVAASYMGGIVQAALSIHGMCGGPMLGLFSLGIIFPWTNSMGAAGGLTVGVALSFWAGVGAFVYPALDINTRPLSLSIEGCLQPNSSDPTTTVPSSYLDPTTLPSRSPLADHWYSMSYLYYSAVGFLATVTAGLLISFITGHTRSQDVKPWLLRPVCNLFCFWSKKYKKMCWCGVNHELKQDTECPDTDTVKDGGPFVKEDIGRKGMRRKVQPAENGYNLREKGHDNAGFTEDTKPF